Proteins encoded by one window of Glycine soja cultivar W05 chromosome 15, ASM419377v2, whole genome shotgun sequence:
- the LOC114386382 gene encoding stigma-specific STIG1-like protein 1 yields MKSLKTLFLVALLIMALAITLSATSSQTEEPKSLRGTSRFLSQKRVALTCDKNPKICLVKGSAGPNCCSNKCVNFSTDRLNCGRCGKKCSFGKICCEGKCVNPKTNEKHCGKCGNKCNAKGSCVFGMCSYA; encoded by the coding sequence atgaagTCCTTGAAGACCCTCTTCCTTGTGGCCTTGTTAATTATGGCTTTGGCCATTACTCTGTCAGCAACATCTTCCCAAACTGAAGAACCAAAGTCTCTAAGAGGAACAAGCCGGTTCCTTTCCCAGAAAAGGGTAGCGTTGACATGTGACAAAAACCCAAAAATTTGCCTTGTTAAAGGCAGCGCAGGCCCTAATTGCTGCAGCAACAAATGTGTAAACTTTTCCACAGACAGACTTAACTGTGGGAGGTGTGGAAAGAAATGCAGCTTCGGAAAGATATGTTGCGAAGGCAAGTGCGTGAACCCTAAGACCAACGAGAAGCATTGCGGCAAATGTGGCAACAAGTGCAACGCCAAAGGTTCTTGTGTTTTTGGGATGTGCAGCTATGCATAG